One Bradyrhizobium zhanjiangense DNA segment encodes these proteins:
- a CDS encoding DUF2235 domain-containing protein — translation MKKLAIYLDGTFNTLNNNTNVWRLKSLTAETPDQRVYYSQGVGTIRGEVVRGGIAGYGIDDEIIHAYTWLIENFDDGDEIFIFGFSRGAYTARSLSGLISKCGILRLGAPLSIEQLYARYRLYVAPTIRSLLGKTPSADASIEERWLTKYSRPTKIKFVGVWDTVGSMGIPVGSAEAKVHKYRFLDTHLRLDNEYAFHALALDEHRANFNATFWTRTVKTGEAGAPERAIDRVEQRWFVGCHANVGGGYASDPLSQRPLVWLMNKAGGLGLIYRENVEIDVTEKAPAINDSYSEFGKGFYHLFSKRFFRPVGIPPETGTAATTARINETIDGSVFDRWRSDATYRPANLIAWAEAKKVDPAKLVGAVMAADPGVAVR, via the coding sequence ATGAAGAAGCTCGCGATCTACCTCGACGGAACGTTCAATACACTCAACAACAACACGAACGTTTGGCGACTCAAATCGCTAACGGCAGAGACCCCCGACCAGCGCGTCTATTACTCACAGGGGGTCGGCACTATCCGCGGCGAGGTGGTCCGCGGAGGCATTGCCGGCTACGGCATCGACGACGAGATCATCCACGCCTACACGTGGCTGATAGAGAACTTCGACGACGGCGACGAGATCTTCATCTTCGGCTTCAGCCGGGGCGCCTATACGGCCAGGTCGCTGTCGGGACTAATCAGCAAGTGCGGAATTCTGCGGCTGGGCGCGCCGTTGTCCATCGAGCAGCTATACGCCCGGTACCGGCTGTACGTCGCCCCGACCATCAGGTCGCTGCTCGGAAAGACGCCGTCGGCAGACGCTTCAATCGAGGAGAGGTGGCTCACGAAGTATTCGCGGCCAACGAAGATCAAGTTCGTCGGGGTCTGGGACACGGTCGGGTCGATGGGCATCCCCGTCGGCAGCGCCGAAGCCAAGGTCCACAAGTACCGCTTCCTCGACACCCATCTGCGCCTCGACAACGAGTACGCGTTCCATGCGCTGGCGCTCGACGAGCACCGGGCAAACTTCAACGCGACGTTCTGGACGCGGACTGTGAAGACAGGAGAGGCGGGGGCACCCGAGCGCGCTATCGATCGCGTCGAACAGCGCTGGTTCGTCGGCTGCCACGCGAACGTCGGCGGCGGCTACGCGAGCGATCCGCTGTCCCAGCGCCCGCTGGTCTGGCTCATGAACAAGGCCGGCGGGCTCGGTCTCATTTATCGCGAAAACGTTGAGATCGACGTGACGGAAAAGGCGCCAGCGATCAACGATTCCTACAGCGAGTTCGGCAAGGGGTTCTACCACTTGTTCTCGAAGCGCTTCTTCCGCCCAGTTGGCATCCCGCCGGAGACGGGAACCGCGGCGACAACCGCTCGCATCAACGAGACCATCGACGGCTCGGTGTTCGACCGCTGGCGCAGCGACGCCACGTACCGTCCGGCAAATCTGATCGCGTGGGCTGAGGCGAAGAAGGTCGATCCCGCCAAGCTGGTCGGCGCCGTCATGGCGGCCGACCCAGGAGTCGCCGTAAGGTGA